TACCGGACGGTAATGTAACACTGCGCTTCTCGTTTATCGGTTTTGTAAGCCAGGATGCAGCAGTTGGCAGCAGTTCGGTGATTAATATCAGTCTTGCGCCGGATGTCAATGCATTGAAAGAGGTAGTAGTTGTCGGTTACGGAACGCAGGAAAAAAAGGATGTGACAGGCGCAGTTTCTTCTGTCAAAGGGGCTGATTTTCAGAATCTTCCTTCCGGAGGGGCGCAACAGGCATTGCAGGGCCGTGCAGCGGGTGTTAACATTATCCGCAACGGTGGTGCTCCCGGTGACGCTGGTACGATCCAGATCCGTGGGTTTGGAACGGTCAACAATGCGGATCCATTGGTGGTGATCGACGGTGTACCTGCTGGTTCCATGAATGATGTGAACCCCAACGACATTGAATCCATTGAAATTTTGAAGGACGCTTCTGCGTCAGCAATTTACGGGACACGTGCAGCGAACGGAGTCATCATCATCACCACCAAGCGTGGTACGTTTGACAATCCTATCGGGCTGACAGTCAATGGTTATGTGGGTGTGACCAACCGCATCAAGATCCTGGACGTGCTGGATGCACCTTCACTTTCATCATTGAAACAAGAGGCTTATAAAAATGATGGCCTGCCTGTTCCCCCGATCTGGCTTGACCCTCAATACCAAACTCAAAAAACAAACTGGCAAGAGGCGCTCTTGCAACAAGGCGTGACCCAGAATTACGATGCCGCCATTCGTGGAGGAGGAAAATATTCGTCTTTTTCAATATCGGGAGGCTACTATAATGAAAAAGGGATCATTGGTCAGTCCTATTACAAACGTTTAACATTTCGTGTCAATTCTGACCACAAAATAGGCTCACGGCTTAAAATCGGGCAGAATTTACAATTTACCAATACTCATAATACGTCTCCCAACACTACTTCTTCCCAAACGGGTCTGCTTTGGAGCGCTATCCGTTTTCATCCCGGACTTCCGATCCGCAATGACGACGGCTCATACAGCTCAACGCAGGGCATCGGTGCATTTGGCGACATTAACAACCCGATTTTCACAGTTGACACGCAAGATCAGAGCAATATCAGAAACCGTTTTCTGGGAAGTTTGACCGGAGAATTTGAAATTATGAAAGGCCTGAAATTACGTGCTAACCTGGCTACTGATGCTACTTTTTCGGAAAGCAACAGTTTCGATATCAAGGTTACCGATCAGTTTCGCACCAATTCCTACAATGAGCTGAACCTGACTCACGGCAAGTATTGGTCGTTTTTGCAGGAATATTTTCTTTCTTATGATAAGAAATTCGGGGCAAGCAACCTGAACCTGGTGGGAGGTTATACTTCACAAACTTTCAACAACATCTTTTCTAAACAACGTGGGCGTGAGTTTCCAAGCGAAGATCCTTCCTTGCGTTATATGCAATATGCCGGTACCATCGTTTCGGTGGGACTTTCGGATGGCGGAAACGGCGGCCGGAGCTACGATGCACTGGCCTCTTGGTTTGGACGTGCTAATTATTCGCTACTTGACCGCTACCTGCTGACAGCTACTTTCCGTTCAGATGGTTCTTCTAAATTTGCTCCCGGCAATCGCTGGGGCTATTTTCCGGCATTTTCGTTGGGATGGAGAATTTCAGAAGAAGCTTTTTTCAAGAATGCGCTGCCGATGTTCAGTAACTTCAAGCTGACAGGCGGCTGGGGACAGTTGGGTAACCAGAATGTTAACTCGCTTCAATACCTGGCGCTGATCAATCCATCGTACCGGTATGCGTTGGGAAGCGGCGGAACCCAGAACCAGGTTTCGGGTTCTGCACAAAGCCGTCTTGCCAATACGCAAATAGGATGGGAAACGGCGGAAATGAGCAATTTCGGACTGGAAGCAGGGCTTTGGAAAAACGCACTGTATTTTTCGGTAAACTACTTTATCAAGGATACGAAAAAGATGCTTCTGGCGCCTCCTGCAGTGGGAACGATCGGAACTTCTACCATTCCTGATCAGAACATCGGCCAGCTTCGTAACAAAGGATTGGAAATTGAAGCGAGCTACCGCCATTCATTTGGCGCGCTTACTTTCA
The genomic region above belongs to Dyadobacter pollutisoli and contains:
- a CDS encoding TonB-dependent receptor encodes the protein MHKKIPFKRVVYKVMSATAKQLFISLICCGMSLAHGVYSQELLSKEISLKVESLEIKQVLRQIEKQADVKFVYSTNSIQGKSTVSVKQLQGSLNKVLDQLLTPLNVSYEVVGTTRILLRKKNEPQTVFPVGASGLRSDIDRNITGKVIDDKGDGLPGVNILIVGSQQGTSTDQNGQYQLNVPDGNVTLRFSFIGFVSQDAAVGSSSVINISLAPDVNALKEVVVVGYGTQEKKDVTGAVSSVKGADFQNLPSGGAQQALQGRAAGVNIIRNGGAPGDAGTIQIRGFGTVNNADPLVVIDGVPAGSMNDVNPNDIESIEILKDASASAIYGTRAANGVIIITTKRGTFDNPIGLTVNGYVGVTNRIKILDVLDAPSLSSLKQEAYKNDGLPVPPIWLDPQYQTQKTNWQEALLQQGVTQNYDAAIRGGGKYSSFSISGGYYNEKGIIGQSYYKRLTFRVNSDHKIGSRLKIGQNLQFTNTHNTSPNTTSSQTGLLWSAIRFHPGLPIRNDDGSYSSTQGIGAFGDINNPIFTVDTQDQSNIRNRFLGSLTGEFEIMKGLKLRANLATDATFSESNSFDIKVTDQFRTNSYNELNLTHGKYWSFLQEYFLSYDKKFGASNLNLVGGYTSQTFNNIFSKQRGREFPSEDPSLRYMQYAGTIVSVGLSDGGNGGRSYDALASWFGRANYSLLDRYLLTATFRSDGSSKFAPGNRWGYFPAFSLGWRISEEAFFKNALPMFSNFKLTGGWGQLGNQNVNSLQYLALINPSYRYALGSGGTQNQVSGSAQSRLANTQIGWETAEMSNFGLEAGLWKNALYFSVNYFIKDTKKMLLAPPAVGTIGTSTIPDQNIGQLRNKGLEIEASYRHSFGALTFNVSGNATFIQNKITKLATPGGFLATQLYGRGQQEIVRTYEGQSYGTFYGYKTDGLYQNQGEIDSDPNISKDSRRTDGLIHPGDVRFLDLNNDGIVNDQDRTIIGNPQPKVNYGFNAGLNYKGFDFSVFFIGVGGNKIFNADRMQGLDASYSFNLYAEEQDRWHGDGTSNTVPRLSIDNPNRNFRPSDLFVEKGDFLRLKNFTLGYSVPKSVIEKVKLTNARVYITGQNVFTFTKYSGLNPELGFVGDQNQSRQLNVDYAQYPLARTWTIGATLSF